One Arvicanthis niloticus isolate mArvNil1 chromosome 3, mArvNil1.pat.X, whole genome shotgun sequence DNA segment encodes these proteins:
- the Cavin2 gene encoding caveolae-associated protein 2 gives MGEDAAQAEKFQHPNTDVLQEKPSTPSPMPSSTRSASLNLGSTEETIRDNSQVNAVTVHTLLDKLVNMLDAVRENQHNMEQRQINLEGSVKGIQNDLTKLSKYQASTSNTVSKLLEKSRKVSAHTRAVRERLEKQCVQVKRLENNHAQLLRRNHFKVLIFQEESEIPANVFVKEPVPSAAEGKEELADENKSLEETLHNVDLSSDDELPRDEEALGDSAEEKMEESRAEKIKRSSLKKVDSLKKAFSRQNIEKKMNKLGTKIVSVERREKIKKSLTPNHQKASSGKSSPFKVSPLSFGRKKVREGESSVENETKLEDQMQDDREEGSFTEGLSEASLPSGLVEDSAEDAEKLALRGNNSGMGSNKDLTIVEDEEEESVALQQAQQVHYESGYMLNSEEREESSEKQVQPAVLHVDQTA, from the exons ATGGGAGAGGACGCTGCACAGGCAGAAAAGTTCCAGCACCCAAATACAGACGTGCTCCAGGAGAAGCCATCCACCCCCAGCCCAATGCCTTCCTCCACACGGAGCGCCAGCCTGAACCTGGGGTCCACAGAGGAAACCATTCGAGATAACTCGCAGGTGAATGCTGTCACCGTGCACACACTCCTGGATAAACTGGTCAACATGCTGGACGCTGTAAGGGAGAACCAGCACAACATGGAGCAGCGGCAGATCAACCTGGAGGGCTcggtgaagggcatccagaacgaccTCACCAAGCTCTCCAAGTACCAGGCCTCCACCAGCAACACGGTGAGCAAGCTGCTAGAGAAGTCTCGCAAGGTCAGCGCTCACACCCGCGCTGTTCGGGAGCGCCTGGAGAAGCAGTGTGTACAGGTGAAGAGGCTGGAGAACAACCACGCCCAACTCCTCCGACGCAACCACTTCAAAGTGCTCATCTTCCAG GAAGAAAGTGAGATCCCTGCCAATGTGTTTGTGAAGGAGCCAGTTCCCAGCGCTGCAGAAGGCAAGGAGGAGCTTGCTGATGAGAACAAGTCCCTAGAGGAAACTCTGCACAACGTGGACCTCTCCTCTGATGATGAATTGCCCCGTGATGAGGAAGCCCTGGGAGATAGtgcagaagagaagatggaagaaagcagggcagaaaaaataaaaagatccaGCCTCAAGAAAGTGGATAGCCTCAAGAAAGCATTTTCTCGTCAGAACATCGAGAAAAAGATGAACAAGCTGGGAACAAAGATCGTATCTgttgaaaggagagaaaagattaAGAAATCGCTCACACCCAACCACCAGAAAGCATCTTCTGGGAAAAGCTCCCCCTTCAAggtttctcccctctcctttggTCGGAAGAAAGTCCGAGAGGGAGAAAGCTCTGTAGAAAATGAGACCAAGTTGGAAGACCAGATGCAGGATGACCGTGAGGAGGGCTCGTTCACAGAGGGTCTTTCTGAAGCATCCCTCCCCAGCGGCCTGGTGGAGGATAGCGCAGAAGATGCTGAGAAGTTAGCATTGAGAGGGAACAACTCAGGCATGGGCAGCAACAAGGATCTGACCATtgtggaagatgaggaagaggagtcagtggCCCTGCAGCAGGCCCAGCAGGTGCACTATGAGAGTGGCTACATGCTCAACTCCGAGGAGAGGGAGGAATCTAGTGAGAAGCAGGTCCAGCCAGCTGTGCTGCATGTGGATCAGACGGCCTGA